A DNA window from Streptomyces parvus contains the following coding sequences:
- a CDS encoding TerD family protein has product MTAELVRGQNHTLPQTRLEIRVSAGTAVVAGATLGDERGTVRGVEWIAHPGSPQLPGLEVSQQAAADHRLAVDLEALPTGVHRVTVLLALPVGVGGPVRFGAVPAPFVAVTGLDGTEIATFTLTGLDAESAVSALELYRRQDAWKVRAVGQGYAGGLAAMLADQGVTDPAALAGTIQEAVTRGLARAVAPPPPRTPEGDRVRHATGSADHRPTAPPPAPEPLTGPATTGPAHTTQPHTAAPGPAAAGPSAGGPINYAHPRRQHAAPPSPPPAAPPAPPGQPAQPVAGDATGWSMDERLYNQIWGMFEDLARAVAAYRSAVDFAESRMDQELDRALSDPRNRIGGAGDRAREAARAKRDELASRAREALDRDLAQLAAEAAVVEPALPAAYAGWDNPVWHAHRVPMEIPMALRIGDLHLPERTDLRIPLLVRLPLERGMWVDSGRTASEAAALMDTDRLRRLAMEAAVAHAARLLAVYPPGEFAVHVIDPAGSAAGPLAPLVEAGVLAGPPAAGPGGVASVLAHLTRRVDLVQMAVRARAADSLPPDLDTGEQLLVVNDFPHGFDDRAVTQLRYLADEGPAVGVHLLMVADREEASAYGPVLDPLWRSLLRITPVADSHLADPWVGHAWTYEPLTIPPGSRVLEQVLGAVAAARRAAGR; this is encoded by the coding sequence ATGACGGCCGAACTGGTCCGGGGGCAGAACCACACCTTGCCCCAGACCCGTCTGGAGATCCGGGTCTCGGCGGGCACGGCCGTCGTGGCCGGGGCCACCCTCGGCGACGAACGGGGCACGGTGCGCGGCGTCGAGTGGATCGCCCACCCCGGCTCACCCCAGCTCCCCGGGCTCGAAGTCTCCCAGCAGGCGGCGGCCGACCACCGGCTCGCCGTCGACCTGGAGGCCCTGCCCACGGGCGTCCACCGGGTCACCGTGCTGCTTGCCCTGCCCGTCGGAGTCGGCGGCCCGGTGCGGTTCGGCGCCGTCCCCGCCCCCTTCGTCGCCGTCACCGGGCTCGACGGCACCGAGATCGCCACCTTCACACTCACGGGCCTGGACGCCGAGTCCGCGGTCAGCGCCCTGGAGCTCTACCGCCGCCAGGACGCCTGGAAGGTCCGGGCCGTCGGCCAGGGGTACGCGGGCGGGCTCGCCGCGATGCTCGCCGACCAGGGCGTGACCGACCCCGCCGCCCTGGCCGGAACGATCCAGGAAGCCGTCACCCGGGGCCTGGCCCGCGCGGTGGCCCCGCCGCCGCCCCGCACCCCGGAAGGCGACCGAGTACGCCACGCGACGGGCTCCGCCGACCACCGGCCGACCGCGCCGCCCCCGGCCCCCGAGCCGCTGACCGGCCCGGCCACCACCGGCCCGGCGCACACCACCCAGCCGCACACCGCCGCCCCCGGCCCGGCCGCCGCAGGGCCCTCCGCCGGCGGGCCCATCAACTACGCGCACCCGCGGCGGCAGCATGCCGCACCCCCCTCGCCGCCGCCTGCCGCGCCCCCCGCCCCGCCGGGACAGCCCGCTCAGCCGGTCGCGGGCGACGCCACCGGCTGGTCGATGGACGAGCGCCTCTACAACCAGATCTGGGGGATGTTCGAGGATCTGGCCCGCGCCGTCGCCGCCTACCGCAGCGCCGTCGACTTCGCCGAGTCCCGGATGGACCAGGAGCTCGACCGGGCCCTGTCCGACCCGCGCAACCGGATCGGCGGTGCGGGCGACCGCGCACGCGAGGCGGCCCGTGCCAAGCGCGACGAGCTGGCCTCCCGGGCCCGGGAGGCCCTCGACCGCGATCTGGCCCAGCTGGCCGCCGAGGCGGCCGTCGTCGAGCCCGCGCTCCCGGCGGCGTACGCCGGCTGGGACAACCCCGTCTGGCACGCCCACCGGGTTCCCATGGAGATACCGATGGCCCTGCGCATCGGCGATCTTCATCTGCCCGAGCGCACCGACCTGCGCATCCCGCTGCTCGTCCGGCTGCCGCTGGAGCGCGGGATGTGGGTGGACAGCGGGCGGACGGCGTCCGAGGCCGCCGCCCTGATGGACACGGACCGGCTGCGCCGACTGGCCATGGAGGCCGCGGTCGCGCACGCGGCCCGGCTGCTCGCGGTGTATCCGCCCGGGGAGTTCGCGGTGCACGTCATCGACCCGGCGGGTTCGGCGGCCGGTCCGCTCGCGCCGCTCGTCGAGGCGGGCGTCCTCGCCGGACCGCCTGCCGCCGGGCCCGGGGGAGTGGCCTCGGTCCTCGCCCACCTCACCCGGCGGGTGGACCTGGTGCAGATGGCGGTCCGGGCCCGGGCGGCCGACTCGCTCCCGCCCGACCTGGACACCGGCGAACAGCTCCTGGTGGTCAACGACTTCCCGCACGGATTCGACGACCGGGCCGTCACCCAGCTCCGCTACCTCGCCGACGAGGGCCCGGCGGTCGGGGTGCACCTCCTGATGGTCGCGGACCGGGAGGAGGCCAGCGCGTACGGGCCGGTCCTCGACCCGCTGTGGCGTTCGCTGCTGCGGATCACCCCGGTCGCCGACAGTCACCTCGCCGACCCCTGGGTCGGGCACGCCTGGACGTACGAGCCGTTGACCATTCCGCCGGGCAGCCGCGTCCTGGAGCAGGTGCTCGGGGCGGTGGCAGCAGCCCGCAGAGCTGCCGGCCGCTGA
- a CDS encoding papain-like cysteine protease family protein, protein MRNREVSPRRPGRNGRFSFTALLAAALLAVPAATATAVQSPATTGSTVAAAQRLDITMQAQQQSNWCWAAGGNTIAAWFGRGYSQNQFCNAAFNRNQNTQCPNSQATLGHVQTGLSWAGVRPGSYVTGWLRYPTVQAEISAQRPIETRIQWSSGGGHMHVIHGYDDANNWVYWGDPWPSSDRYNWASHAWYVNNNEFSWTHSLYRIGA, encoded by the coding sequence ATGCGCAACCGAGAAGTCAGCCCCAGACGGCCCGGCAGGAACGGAAGGTTCTCGTTCACCGCCCTTCTGGCCGCCGCCCTGCTCGCCGTCCCCGCGGCCACCGCCACAGCCGTCCAGTCCCCTGCCACGACCGGCTCCACCGTCGCCGCCGCCCAGCGGCTCGACATCACCATGCAGGCGCAGCAGCAGAGCAACTGGTGCTGGGCGGCCGGCGGCAACACCATCGCCGCCTGGTTCGGCCGCGGCTACTCCCAGAACCAGTTCTGCAACGCCGCCTTCAACCGCAACCAGAACACCCAGTGCCCCAACTCGCAGGCCACCCTGGGCCATGTCCAGACCGGCCTGTCCTGGGCCGGGGTCAGGCCCGGCAGTTACGTCACCGGCTGGCTGCGCTACCCGACCGTGCAGGCGGAGATATCCGCCCAGCGTCCCATCGAGACCCGGATCCAGTGGTCGTCCGGCGGCGGCCACATGCATGTCATCCACGGGTACGACGACGCCAACAACTGGGTCTACTGGGGCGACCCCTGGCCCTCCAGCGACCGCTACAACTGGGCCTCGCACGCCTGGTACGTGAACAACAACGAGTTCTCCTGGACGCACTCGCTCTACCGGATCGGGGCGTGA
- a CDS encoding TerC family protein — MDVSWTVWGLTIIGLSALIAVDFFIGRKPHDVSTKEAGIWTVVWIALAVLFGVGLMVAGESQASGEFFAGFITEKSLSVDNLFVFVLIMAKFSVPSHLQQRVLLIGVLIALVLRAIFIAAGAAVIANFSWVFYIFGAFLIYTAWKLIQEARADEEDEEFEENRLLKKIEHRFGVADQYHGTKLFIQKNGKRILTPLMVVMLAIGMTDVLFALDSIPAIFGLTQDPYIVFTANAFALMGLRQLYFLIGGLLKKLVHLSYGLSVILGFIGVKLVLHALHESGVHTPEISIPFSLSVICGVLVITTITSLIANKKQAAAEAEEAEKAETTGPADEESKTLS; from the coding sequence GTGGACGTTTCATGGACCGTATGGGGCCTGACCATCATTGGTCTCTCAGCCCTGATCGCCGTCGACTTCTTCATCGGGCGCAAGCCCCATGACGTGTCGACCAAGGAAGCCGGGATCTGGACGGTCGTCTGGATCGCGCTGGCCGTCCTCTTCGGAGTCGGCCTCATGGTCGCCGGCGAGAGCCAGGCCTCCGGCGAGTTCTTCGCCGGATTCATCACCGAGAAGTCACTGAGCGTCGACAACCTCTTCGTCTTCGTCCTGATCATGGCGAAGTTCTCGGTGCCCTCGCACCTCCAGCAGCGCGTGCTGCTCATCGGTGTGCTCATCGCTCTCGTGCTCCGTGCGATCTTCATCGCCGCCGGCGCCGCCGTGATCGCGAACTTCTCGTGGGTGTTCTACATCTTCGGCGCGTTCCTGATCTACACCGCCTGGAAGCTCATCCAGGAGGCCCGGGCCGACGAGGAGGACGAGGAGTTCGAGGAGAACCGTCTCCTCAAGAAGATCGAGCACCGCTTCGGTGTCGCCGACCAGTACCACGGCACGAAGCTCTTCATCCAGAAGAACGGCAAGCGCATCCTGACCCCGCTGATGGTGGTCATGCTCGCCATCGGTATGACCGACGTGCTGTTCGCACTGGACTCGATCCCGGCGATCTTCGGCCTGACCCAGGACCCGTACATCGTCTTCACGGCCAACGCGTTCGCGCTGATGGGCCTGCGCCAGCTGTACTTCCTCATCGGCGGTCTGCTGAAGAAGCTGGTCCACCTCAGCTACGGCCTGTCGGTGATCCTCGGCTTCATCGGCGTCAAGCTGGTGCTGCACGCCCTGCACGAGTCCGGGGTGCACACGCCCGAGATCTCCATCCCGTTCTCGCTCTCCGTCATCTGCGGCGTCCTGGTGATCACCACGATCACCAGCCTCATCGCCAACAAGAAGCAGGCGGCGGCCGAGGCGGAGGAGGCCGAGAAGGCCGAGACCACCGGTCCGGCCGACGAGGAGAGCAAGACCCTCAGCTGA
- the uvrA gene encoding excinuclease ABC subunit UvrA has product MADRLIVRGAREHNLKNVSLDLPRDSLIVFTGLSGSGKSSLAFDTIFAEGQRRYVESLSSYARQFLGQMDKPDVDFIEGLSPAVSIDQKSTSRNPRSTVGTITEVYDYLRLLFARIGKPHCPECHRPISRQSPQAIVDKVLGLPEGSRFQVLSPLVRERKGEFVDLFADLQTKGYSRARVDGETIQLAEPPTLKKQEKHTIEVVVDRLTVKDSAKRRLTDSVETALGLSGGMVVLDFVDLPEDDPERERMYSEHLYCPYDDLSFEELEPRSFSFNSPFGACPDCTGIGTRMEVDPELIVPDEEKSLDEGAIHPWSHGHTKEYFGRLIGALSEALGFRTDIPWAGLPQRAKKALLFGHKIQTEVRYRNRYGRERAYTTPAFEGAVQFVKRRHTEAESDSSRERFEGYMREVPCPTCEGTRLKPIVLAVTVMEKSIAEVAGMSISECAEFLGRLRLNARDKKIAERVLKEVNERLKFLVDVGLDYLSLNRAAGTLSGGEAQRIRLATQIGSGLVGVLYVLDEPSIGLHQRDNHRLIETLVRLRDMGNTLIVVEHDEDTIKVADWVVDIGPGAGEHGGKVVHSGSLKELLGNKASITGQYLSGKRSIPTPDVRRAVDPARSLTVHGARENNLQDIDVSFPLGVLTAVTGVSGSGKSTLVNDILYTHLARELNGAKSVPGRHTRVDGDDLVDKVVHVDQSPIGRTPRSNPATYTGVFDHVRRLFAETMEAKVRGYLPGRFSFNVKGGRCENCSGDGTIKIEMNFLPDVYVPCEVCHGARYNRETLEVHYKGKSIAEVLDMPIEEGLEFFEAVPAIARHLRTLNDVGLGYVRLGQSAPTLSGGEAQRVKLASELQKRSTGRTVYVLDEPTTGLHFEDISKLITVLSGLVDKGNSVIVIEHNLDVIKTADWVVDMGPEGGNGGGLVVAEGTPEQVASVPASHTGKFLQGILDADRIAEAAVPSGGTPRKTAARKTAPAKKAAATKKTAAGKKAAATGTKAAAAKKTTRARKA; this is encoded by the coding sequence GTGGCCGACCGTCTCATCGTCCGTGGCGCGCGCGAGCACAACCTGAAGAACGTCTCGCTCGACCTGCCCCGTGACTCCCTCATCGTCTTCACCGGGCTCTCCGGGTCGGGCAAGTCGTCCCTCGCGTTCGACACGATCTTCGCCGAGGGGCAGCGCCGCTACGTGGAGTCCCTCTCCTCGTACGCCCGGCAGTTCCTCGGCCAGATGGACAAGCCGGACGTCGACTTCATCGAAGGTCTGTCCCCGGCTGTCTCCATCGACCAGAAGTCGACCTCGCGCAACCCGCGCTCGACGGTCGGCACCATCACGGAGGTCTACGACTACCTCCGGCTTCTCTTCGCCAGGATCGGCAAGCCGCACTGCCCCGAGTGCCACCGGCCCATCTCCCGCCAGTCGCCGCAGGCGATCGTCGACAAGGTCCTCGGCCTGCCCGAGGGCAGCCGCTTCCAGGTCCTCTCGCCGCTGGTGCGCGAGCGCAAGGGCGAGTTCGTCGACCTCTTCGCCGACCTCCAGACCAAGGGCTACAGCCGCGCCCGGGTGGACGGCGAGACGATCCAGCTCGCCGAGCCGCCCACGCTCAAGAAGCAGGAGAAGCACACCATCGAGGTGGTCGTCGACCGCCTCACCGTCAAGGACAGCGCCAAGCGCCGGCTGACCGACTCGGTCGAGACCGCGCTCGGCCTCTCCGGCGGCATGGTCGTGCTCGACTTCGTCGACCTCCCCGAGGACGACCCCGAGCGCGAGCGGATGTATTCCGAGCACCTCTACTGCCCGTACGACGACCTCTCCTTCGAGGAGCTGGAGCCGCGCTCCTTCTCCTTCAACTCCCCCTTCGGCGCCTGCCCCGACTGCACCGGCATCGGCACCCGCATGGAGGTCGACCCGGAGCTGATCGTCCCGGACGAGGAGAAGTCCCTCGACGAGGGAGCCATCCACCCCTGGTCCCACGGCCACACCAAGGAGTATTTCGGCCGTCTGATCGGCGCGCTCTCCGAAGCCCTCGGCTTCCGTACGGACATCCCCTGGGCCGGGCTGCCGCAGCGGGCCAAGAAGGCCCTGCTCTTCGGCCACAAGATCCAGACCGAGGTCCGCTACCGCAACCGTTACGGGCGCGAGCGCGCCTACACCACCCCCGCCTTCGAGGGCGCGGTGCAGTTCGTCAAGCGGCGCCACACCGAGGCCGAGAGCGACTCCAGCAGGGAGCGCTTCGAGGGCTACATGCGCGAGGTGCCCTGCCCCACCTGTGAGGGCACCCGGCTCAAGCCGATCGTCCTCGCGGTGACGGTGATGGAGAAGTCCATCGCCGAGGTCGCCGGGATGTCGATCAGCGAGTGCGCCGAGTTCCTCGGCCGCCTCAGGCTGAACGCCCGCGACAAGAAGATCGCCGAGCGGGTGCTCAAGGAGGTCAACGAGCGGCTGAAGTTCCTCGTCGACGTCGGCCTCGACTACCTGTCGCTGAACCGCGCGGCCGGCACCCTGTCCGGCGGCGAGGCCCAGCGCATCCGGCTGGCCACCCAGATCGGCTCCGGCCTGGTCGGCGTGCTGTATGTCCTGGACGAGCCGTCCATCGGCCTGCACCAGCGCGACAACCACCGGCTGATCGAAACCCTGGTCCGGCTGCGCGACATGGGCAACACGCTCATCGTCGTCGAGCACGACGAGGACACCATCAAGGTCGCCGACTGGGTCGTGGACATCGGCCCCGGCGCCGGTGAGCACGGCGGCAAGGTCGTCCACTCCGGCTCGCTCAAGGAGCTGCTGGGGAACAAGGCCTCGATCACCGGCCAGTATCTGTCCGGCAAGCGGTCCATCCCGACCCCGGACGTCCGCCGCGCGGTCGACCCGGCCCGCAGTCTCACCGTGCACGGCGCCCGGGAGAACAACCTCCAGGACATCGACGTCTCCTTCCCGCTCGGCGTCCTCACCGCCGTCACCGGCGTCTCCGGGTCCGGGAAGTCGACCCTGGTCAACGACATCCTCTACACCCACCTGGCCCGCGAGCTGAACGGCGCCAAGTCGGTGCCCGGCCGCCACACCCGGGTCGACGGCGACGACCTCGTCGACAAGGTGGTGCACGTCGACCAGTCGCCGATCGGCCGGACCCCCCGGTCCAACCCGGCGACGTACACCGGAGTCTTCGACCATGTCCGCAGGCTGTTCGCCGAGACGATGGAGGCGAAGGTGCGCGGCTATCTGCCGGGACGCTTCTCCTTCAACGTCAAGGGCGGCCGCTGCGAGAACTGCTCCGGCGACGGCACGATCAAGATCGAGATGAACTTCCTGCCCGACGTGTACGTCCCGTGCGAGGTCTGCCACGGTGCGCGCTACAACCGGGAGACCCTGGAGGTCCACTACAAGGGCAAGTCCATCGCCGAGGTGCTGGACATGCCGATCGAGGAGGGCCTGGAGTTCTTCGAGGCCGTCCCGGCGATCGCCCGCCATCTGCGCACCCTCAACGACGTGGGCCTCGGCTATGTCCGGCTCGGCCAGTCCGCGCCGACCCTCTCGGGCGGCGAGGCACAGCGCGTCAAGCTGGCGAGCGAGCTCCAGAAGCGTTCCACCGGCCGTACGGTCTACGTCCTGGACGAACCGACCACCGGTCTGCACTTCGAGGACATCAGCAAGCTGATCACGGTGCTCTCGGGCCTGGTGGACAAGGGCAACTCGGTGATCGTCATCGAGCACAACCTCGATGTCATCAAGACCGCCGACTGGGTGGTCGACATGGGCCCCGAGGGCGGCAACGGCGGCGGACTGGTCGTCGCCGAGGGAACACCGGAACAGGTCGCCTCGGTGCCCGCCAGCCACACCGGGAAGTTCCTCCAGGGCATCCTGGACGCGGACCGGATCGCCGAGGCCGCGGTGCCCTCGGGCGGGACCCCCCGCAAGACGGCCGCCCGCAAGACCGCCCCGGCGAAGAAGGCGGCGGCCACGAAGAAGACGGCAGCCGGCAAGAAGGCCGCGGCGACCGGCACGAAGGCTGCCGCCGCCAAGAAGACGACCCGGGCCCGCAAGGCCTGA
- a CDS encoding Rieske (2Fe-2S) protein produces MPGLPAARRTVLKGAALAGAAGLGAAACSTESKLGHAKNPTPTAPVALGAASEVPVGGAKLYREQRLVVSCPAKGEYKAFSAQCTHGGCVLTKIEGTEGHCPCHGSRFDTTTGEVIEGPATVPLPAVPVTAEGGKLVAGPDA; encoded by the coding sequence ATGCCCGGCCTGCCCGCCGCCCGCCGTACCGTGCTGAAGGGCGCCGCGCTCGCCGGTGCCGCCGGGCTGGGAGCGGCCGCCTGCTCGACCGAGTCCAAGCTCGGGCACGCCAAGAACCCCACGCCGACCGCCCCCGTCGCCCTCGGCGCGGCCTCCGAGGTTCCGGTCGGCGGCGCCAAGCTCTACCGGGAACAGCGCCTCGTCGTGAGCTGCCCGGCCAAGGGCGAGTACAAGGCGTTCAGCGCCCAGTGCACCCACGGCGGCTGCGTCCTGACCAAGATCGAGGGCACCGAGGGCCACTGCCCCTGCCACGGCAGCCGCTTCGACACCACCACCGGCGAGGTCATCGAGGGCCCGGCCACCGTGCCGCTGCCCGCCGTCCCGGTCACCGCCGAGGGCGGAAAGCTCGTCGCGGGCCCCGACGCCTGA
- a CDS encoding TerD family protein: MTVNMTKGQAINLQKSDGGTLTAVRMGLGWQAAPRRGLFGSRTREVDLDASAVLFADKQPVDVVFFRHLVSDDGSVKHTGDNLVGGAGSGGDDEAILVDLQRVPVHIDQIVFTVNSFTGQTFQEVQNAFCRIVDETNGQELARYTLDGGGQYTAQIMAKVHRAGSGWKMTALGNPANGRTFQDLMPSILPHL, translated from the coding sequence GTGACGGTCAATATGACCAAGGGTCAGGCCATCAACCTGCAGAAGAGTGACGGGGGGACCCTGACCGCGGTACGCATGGGGCTCGGCTGGCAGGCGGCTCCGCGCCGTGGCCTGTTCGGTTCGCGCACCCGCGAGGTCGACCTGGACGCCTCGGCGGTGCTCTTCGCCGACAAGCAGCCCGTCGACGTCGTGTTCTTCCGCCACCTCGTCAGCGACGACGGCTCGGTCAAGCACACCGGCGACAACCTGGTCGGCGGCGCGGGCTCCGGCGGCGACGACGAGGCGATCCTCGTCGACCTCCAGCGCGTCCCGGTCCACATCGACCAGATCGTCTTCACGGTGAACTCCTTCACCGGGCAGACGTTCCAGGAAGTCCAGAACGCCTTCTGCCGCATCGTCGACGAGACCAACGGCCAGGAGCTCGCCCGGTACACGCTCGACGGCGGCGGCCAGTACACCGCCCAGATCATGGCGAAGGTGCACCGCGCGGGCAGCGGCTGGAAGATGACGGCCCTCGGGAACCCGGCCAACGGCCGCACCTTCCAGGACCTGATGCCGTCGATCCTCCCGCACCTGTAG
- a CDS encoding MBL fold metallo-hydrolase, translating to MTYSGAVKVGGPASVHELTDLMISKVAVGAMDNNAYLLRCRATGEQLLIDAAAEPETLLALIGDDGIASVVTTHRHGDHWQALAQVVGATGARTFAGRYDAEGIPVPTDVLVEDGDAITVGRVELTARHLVGHTPGSIALVYDDPHGAPHLFTGDCLFPGGVGNTRQDPEAFASLLNDVETKLFDRLPDETWVYPGHGHDTTLGTERPQLSEWRARGW from the coding sequence ATGACGTACAGCGGAGCGGTGAAGGTCGGCGGACCGGCGAGCGTGCACGAACTGACGGATCTGATGATCTCCAAGGTCGCCGTCGGCGCGATGGACAACAACGCGTATCTGCTGCGCTGCCGGGCCACCGGCGAGCAGCTGCTGATCGACGCCGCCGCCGAGCCGGAGACCCTGCTCGCGCTGATCGGTGACGACGGGATCGCCTCCGTCGTCACCACCCACCGGCACGGGGACCACTGGCAGGCACTGGCCCAGGTGGTCGGGGCGACGGGCGCCCGGACGTTCGCGGGCCGCTACGACGCGGAGGGCATCCCGGTGCCGACCGACGTCCTGGTCGAGGACGGCGACGCGATCACTGTCGGCCGGGTCGAGCTGACCGCCCGCCATCTGGTCGGCCACACCCCGGGCTCCATCGCCCTGGTCTACGACGACCCGCACGGCGCCCCGCACCTGTTCACCGGGGACTGCCTCTTCCCCGGCGGGGTCGGGAACACGCGCCAGGACCCCGAGGCGTTCGCGAGCCTGCTGAACGACGTCGAGACGAAGCTGTTCGACCGGCTGCCCGACGAGACGTGGGTCTACCCCGGCCACGGGCACGACACGACGCTGGGCACGGAGCGCCCCCAGCTGTCCGAGTGGCGCGCCCGCGGCTGGTAG
- a CDS encoding maleylpyruvate isomerase family mycothiol-dependent enzyme — MIDHAHDLGAVREATERLLDAVGKLDNAAVAEPSRLPGWSRGHVLTHLSRNADALGNVLRGLPMYASSETRDADIADGAPRPMAEQLADLRESADALQAVSAGPADWSRTVALRNGVTDSAARVPFRRWVEVELHHVDLDIGYELEDLPAEFVEREISFLAERFLGNEAVPATGLTDLDDRTWSTGGGPPSELVTVQGPAVELLGWLCGRRDGSALTVAGGPLPTLPPL; from the coding sequence ATGATTGATCATGCGCACGACCTGGGAGCTGTACGCGAAGCGACCGAACGGCTGCTCGACGCAGTCGGCAAACTGGACAACGCCGCTGTCGCCGAGCCGTCACGGTTGCCCGGCTGGAGTCGGGGCCATGTCCTGACCCACCTGTCACGTAACGCCGACGCGCTCGGAAATGTTCTCCGGGGCCTCCCGATGTACGCGAGCAGCGAAACCCGCGACGCCGACATCGCCGACGGCGCCCCCCGCCCGATGGCCGAGCAGCTGGCCGACCTGCGGGAGAGCGCGGACGCCCTCCAGGCGGTCTCCGCCGGACCGGCCGACTGGTCCCGTACGGTCGCCCTGCGCAACGGGGTGACGGATTCGGCGGCCCGGGTCCCCTTCCGGCGCTGGGTCGAGGTGGAGCTGCACCACGTCGACCTCGACATCGGCTACGAGCTGGAGGACCTTCCCGCCGAGTTCGTGGAGCGGGAGATCTCCTTCCTCGCCGAGCGCTTCCTGGGCAACGAGGCCGTGCCCGCCACCGGACTGACCGACCTCGACGACCGCACCTGGAGCACGGGCGGCGGCCCGCCGAGCGAGCTGGTGACGGTGCAGGGGCCCGCCGTGGAGCTGCTGGGCTGGCTCTGCGGACGCCGCGACGGCTCCGCCCTGACCGTGGCCGGGGGCCCGTTGCCCACGCTGCCCCCGCTATAG